A single region of the Maylandia zebra isolate NMK-2024a linkage group LG17, Mzebra_GT3a, whole genome shotgun sequence genome encodes:
- the LOC101486048 gene encoding tetraspanin-8: protein MGRANVWLKRTFIVVISLIAIISLLLLGFSLFSHGHLHQQEEAEREIAVIHVMYVIAAVIILLTIFGAIGVWKEIRWALIVYAVGMILSSLLMLGLNIQGLASQSQVRQDVKKQYLNLLPLVNATEFLDDIQTELECCGLESYRDWKFNIPNSCLCTDKSTNPCVAAPRNSSLFNSQMGDEPIMIYEKGCLPYFIEIIMSLIRIVLGVTLGVMLLWILSAVLCIAILCQLDRKKDTPAVVYSAEAKAGNYTTLAEVSDHS, encoded by the exons ATGGGAAGAGCGAATGTGTGGCTGAAACGGACTTTCATTGTCGTGATAAGTCTGATCGCG ATAATCAGTTTGTTGCTGCTGGGATTCAGTCTTTTTAGCCATGGACACTTACACCAACAGGAAGAg GCAGAACGCGAGATTGCAGTCATACATGTTATGTATGTTATTGCTGCGGTAATTATTCTCTTGACCATCTTTGGCGCAATCGGTGTCTGGAAAGAGATACGGTGGGCTCTAATAGTG TATGCAGTTGGAATGATTCTGAGTAGTCTACTCATGTTGGGGCTTAATATTCAAGGACTGGCTTCACAATCTCAG GTACGTCAAGATGTGAAGAAGCAGTACCTGAACCTTTTACCCCTGGTTAATGCTACTGAATTCCTCGATGATATACAGACAGAA TTGGAGTGTTGCGGACTGGAGAGCTACCGGGACTGGAAGTTCAACATCCCAAATTCCTGCCTATGCACCGACAAGTCCACTAATCCATGT GTGGCGGCTCCTAGAAACAGCAGCCTCTTTAACAGCCAGATGGGTGACGAGCCTATTATGATTTATGAAAAG GGATGCCTTCCATACTTCATCGAGATCATAATGAGTCTGATTAGGATTGTGTTGGGCGTAACACTGGGAGTCATGTTATTGTGG ATATTGTCAGCAGTATTGTGTATAGCCATCTTGTGCCAGCTCGATCGGAAGAAAGACACCCCCGCAGTGGTCTACAGTGCAGAGGCAAAAGCAGGCAACTACACCACCCTCGCAGAGGTTTCAGACCACTCctga